A stretch of the Flavobacterium aquiphilum genome encodes the following:
- a CDS encoding phosphatidate cytidylyltransferase, with the protein MNETLKRSISGALYILLLIASIQYSIETFFILFGVFLLIAVMEFCNLVHLNKITPIIIANVFYLLFFKIAVATKVDGIFYILRYSKNFDLAVLFLSLIVSLKCIVFLFDNKNLKVDTFSKFAYLIGYIILPFIIITKIPFGIKGYNPNILISIFILIWTNDTFAYLVGKTFGKHKLFERISPKKTIEGFLGGIGFSLIASYFISKYFLQLPEKNTYIWIIIALIVGIFGTIGDLVESKFKRISEKKDSGNIMPGHGGILDRLDSVIFVAPIIFLFYQILSYVS; encoded by the coding sequence ATGAATGAAACTCTAAAAAGATCGATATCCGGGGCTCTATATATTTTATTACTCATAGCTTCAATACAATACTCAATAGAAACTTTTTTCATTCTATTCGGAGTTTTTTTATTGATAGCGGTAATGGAATTTTGCAATTTAGTTCACTTAAACAAAATTACCCCTATTATAATTGCCAATGTATTTTATTTGCTTTTTTTCAAAATTGCAGTAGCCACAAAAGTTGATGGGATTTTTTACATTTTACGCTACAGCAAAAATTTTGATTTAGCAGTACTTTTTCTATCCCTGATCGTTTCCCTAAAATGTATTGTGTTCTTATTTGATAACAAAAATCTAAAGGTAGATACCTTTTCTAAATTTGCTTATCTAATAGGATACATCATCTTACCCTTTATCATTATTACCAAAATACCTTTCGGAATAAAAGGATACAATCCAAATATTCTGATTAGCATTTTCATTTTAATCTGGACCAATGACACTTTTGCCTATTTAGTTGGTAAAACCTTTGGTAAGCACAAATTATTTGAAAGAATTTCTCCCAAAAAAACTATCGAAGGCTTTTTGGGTGGAATTGGATTCTCTTTAATTGCCAGTTATTTTATCTCAAAATATTTTTTACAACTTCCAGAAAAGAACACTTACATTTGGATCATAATTGCTTTAATAGTAGGTATTTTTGGAACAATAGGCGATTTGGTCGAATCTAAATTCAAACGAATTTCAGAAAAAAAAGACAGTGGAAACATAATGCCTGGTCATGGAGGCATTCTAGATCGACTAGATAGTGTTATCTTTGTCGCACCAATAATATTTTTATTTTATCAAATTTTAAGTTATGTTTCATAA
- a CDS encoding LUD domain-containing protein: MNLFKKLFGSNDPASDEAKSGHSDKPNPDINSPMDEQFVYNFKKNGGKFLYCENSNEVKEQFENILEENDWFECEALCYEPKLFPLLDENKLIYGQNINPKFLLSSCENLVAEEGSILFSSNQIKQKKPNDLPTNIIILAKTSQIVEGKSDGLSAIRRKYLTEYPTNITTIKYFEKAKEEDFTQYGSSAKNLYLLLLEDL; the protein is encoded by the coding sequence ATGAATCTTTTTAAAAAATTATTTGGTTCAAACGATCCCGCTTCAGATGAAGCAAAAAGCGGTCATTCAGACAAACCAAATCCAGATATTAATTCCCCTATGGACGAGCAATTTGTCTATAATTTCAAAAAAAATGGGGGTAAATTTTTATACTGCGAAAACTCAAATGAAGTAAAAGAACAATTTGAAAATATACTTGAAGAAAACGATTGGTTTGAATGTGAAGCTTTATGTTACGAACCAAAATTATTTCCTTTATTGGATGAAAACAAACTCATTTACGGTCAAAACATAAATCCTAAATTTTTATTATCAAGCTGCGAAAATCTGGTTGCCGAAGAAGGTTCTATTTTATTTTCATCAAATCAGATCAAGCAAAAAAAACCAAATGATTTACCTACAAACATCATTATTCTTGCCAAAACAAGCCAAATAGTTGAAGGTAAAAGCGATGGCCTTAGTGCAATAAGACGAAAATACTTGACGGAATACCCTACCAATATCACAACAATAAAATATTTTGAAAAAGCAAAAGAGGAAGATTTTACGCAATACGGAAGTTCTGCCAAAAATTTATATTTATTGCTTTTAGAAGATCTTTAA
- the ftsH gene encoding ATP-dependent zinc metalloprotease FtsH, whose product MAKENNQNPNKFRVSPWLVYTAILLIFLAISFLTGGSNFHEPAQLTSSKFNSYLEKGQIEKVIIYNKNEAEVYLSEKALSDPQHKNVAKDVLGNINKGPHYTFDIGNDQIFQTKLEKAVSEGKLKDYDFKQKSNWTDLFVSLLPIIIIIGVWIFIMRKMSGGPGGGGGQIFNIGKSKAKLFDEKTDIKTTFKDVAGLEGAKEEIQEIVEFLKNPEKYTNLGGKIPKGALLVGPPGTGKTLLAKAVAGEAQVPFFSLSGSDFVEMFVGVGASRVRDLFKQAKEKSPAIIFIDEIDAVGRARGKSNMSGGNDERENTLNQLLTEMDGFGTNSNVIVLAATNRADVLDKALMRAGRFDRQIFVDLPDIRERAEIFEVHLAPLKKVEGLDIDFLAKQTPGFSGADIANVCNEAALIAARNNKEAVDKQDFLDAVDRIIGGLEKKNKIITPEEKRAIAIHEAGHATVSWMLEHAAPLIKVTIVPRGQSLGAAWYLPEERLIVRTDQMLDEMCATMGGRAAEKVTFDRISTGALSDLEKVTKQARAMVTVYGLNDKIGNVTYYDSSGQSEYSFSKPYSDETAKVIDKEISDLIEKQYQRAITILEENKDKLEQLASILIEKEVIFKDDLEAIFGKRSFDKNLGEVVS is encoded by the coding sequence ATGGCTAAAGAAAATAATCAAAATCCAAATAAATTCAGGGTAAGTCCTTGGTTAGTCTATACTGCTATACTATTAATTTTCCTAGCAATAAGTTTTTTAACTGGTGGATCTAACTTTCACGAACCTGCTCAATTAACTTCTTCCAAATTCAATTCTTATTTAGAAAAAGGACAAATCGAAAAAGTAATTATTTACAATAAAAACGAAGCAGAAGTTTATTTAAGCGAGAAAGCTTTAAGCGACCCTCAACATAAAAACGTAGCAAAAGACGTACTGGGCAACATAAACAAAGGCCCTCATTATACATTTGACATTGGTAATGACCAAATTTTTCAGACTAAGTTAGAAAAAGCCGTTTCTGAAGGAAAATTAAAAGATTATGATTTCAAACAAAAAAGTAATTGGACTGATCTTTTTGTAAGTCTATTACCGATAATTATCATTATTGGTGTTTGGATTTTCATCATGCGAAAAATGTCTGGTGGCCCAGGTGGCGGAGGCGGACAGATTTTTAATATCGGAAAATCTAAAGCGAAACTTTTTGATGAAAAAACAGATATCAAGACTACATTCAAAGATGTAGCTGGCTTGGAAGGTGCCAAAGAAGAAATACAAGAAATTGTAGAATTTCTTAAAAACCCTGAAAAATATACCAATTTAGGAGGTAAAATCCCTAAAGGAGCGTTGCTTGTAGGACCTCCAGGAACTGGTAAAACATTATTGGCAAAAGCTGTAGCTGGCGAAGCACAAGTTCCATTCTTCTCTTTATCAGGTTCTGATTTTGTTGAAATGTTCGTAGGCGTAGGTGCTTCAAGAGTACGTGATCTTTTCAAACAAGCTAAAGAAAAATCACCTGCCATCATTTTTATTGACGAAATTGATGCCGTAGGTAGAGCCAGAGGAAAAAGCAATATGTCTGGTGGTAATGACGAAAGAGAAAACACATTAAACCAATTATTGACCGAAATGGACGGCTTCGGAACCAATTCAAATGTAATTGTTTTAGCAGCGACAAACAGAGCCGATGTTTTAGACAAGGCTTTAATGCGCGCCGGTCGTTTTGACAGACAAATTTTTGTTGACTTACCGGATATTCGCGAGAGAGCTGAAATTTTCGAAGTACACCTTGCTCCATTGAAAAAAGTAGAAGGATTAGACATTGATTTCTTAGCCAAACAGACACCAGGTTTTTCCGGTGCCGATATTGCCAATGTATGCAACGAAGCCGCATTAATTGCTGCCAGAAATAACAAAGAAGCTGTTGACAAACAAGATTTCCTTGATGCAGTTGACCGTATCATAGGAGGACTTGAAAAGAAAAATAAAATCATCACTCCTGAAGAAAAGAGAGCTATCGCTATTCACGAAGCTGGACACGCAACAGTAAGTTGGATGTTGGAACATGCTGCTCCGCTAATCAAAGTAACCATTGTTCCTCGTGGACAAAGCCTTGGAGCCGCATGGTATCTACCAGAAGAGCGTTTAATTGTTCGTACAGACCAAATGCTTGACGAGATGTGTGCTACTATGGGAGGTAGAGCTGCCGAAAAAGTAACTTTTGACAGAATATCAACCGGAGCTTTAAGCGATTTGGAAAAAGTTACAAAACAAGCCCGTGCTATGGTTACTGTTTACGGCTTAAATGACAAAATCGGTAATGTAACTTATTACGATTCAAGCGGACAAAGTGAATACAGTTTTTCTAAACCATATTCTGATGAAACTGCTAAAGTAATTGACAAAGAAATTTCAGATCTTATCGAAAAACAATACCAAAGAGCGATAACTATTCTGGAAGAAAACAAAGACAAATTAGAACAGTTAGCTTCAATCCTAATCGAAAAAGAAGTTATTTTCAAAGACGATTTGGAAGCCATTTTTGGAAAAAGAAGTTTTGACAAAAACCTAGGTGAAGTAGTGTCGTAA
- the rsfS gene encoding ribosome silencing factor: protein MTKKTINNDVLLANIIKGIEEVKGSDIDILDLREIDTAVCDYFVICNGNSNTQVNAIVNSIQKTVSKDLKDKPWHVEGSDVAEWVLMDYVHIVVHVFQKHIREYYNIESLWGDAKITKIENKY, encoded by the coding sequence ATGACGAAAAAGACTATAAACAACGATGTTCTACTAGCAAACATCATAAAAGGAATAGAAGAAGTAAAAGGAAGTGATATCGATATTTTAGATTTAAGAGAAATAGACACAGCCGTTTGTGACTATTTTGTCATCTGCAACGGTAATTCAAACACTCAAGTGAATGCCATCGTCAATTCTATTCAAAAAACAGTTTCTAAAGATTTAAAAGACAAACCTTGGCATGTTGAAGGTTCTGATGTTGCCGAATGGGTACTAATGGATTACGTTCACATTGTAGTTCATGTATTTCAAAAACACATTCGTGAATACTACAACATTGAAAGCCTTTGGGGTGATGCCAAAATCACTAAAATTGAAAACAAATATTAA
- a CDS encoding biotin--[acetyl-CoA-carboxylase] ligase, which translates to MKLIKLDAIDSTNEFLKGLSNKQEVQNFTVVTAENQLKGKGQMGAKWNSESGKNLIMSVLIKDFLFDSESVFNINVVVSLAVIRTLKKYNIPELSVKWPNDIMSANKKIGGILIENSIKRTGAINSVVGLGLNVNQMQFENLPRASSLALICNCFFDKEEILFGIIAEMEQMIGSYAVNAFDLWEEYTSELFKIGVPAAFSNENEDNFMGIIKGVSSMGKLQILLEDDSVCEYNLKEVQMLY; encoded by the coding sequence ATGAAGCTAATCAAACTCGATGCCATAGATTCTACAAATGAATTTCTAAAAGGTTTATCGAACAAGCAAGAGGTTCAAAATTTTACTGTTGTCACCGCCGAGAATCAATTGAAAGGGAAGGGGCAAATGGGGGCAAAGTGGAATTCTGAGTCTGGTAAAAATCTAATAATGAGTGTTTTGATTAAGGATTTTTTGTTTGATAGTGAGTCCGTTTTTAATATAAATGTAGTCGTTTCGTTGGCGGTAATCAGGACGTTGAAAAAATACAATATCCCTGAATTAAGTGTGAAGTGGCCTAACGACATTATGTCAGCCAATAAGAAAATTGGTGGCATACTGATTGAAAATAGTATTAAAAGAACAGGGGCTATAAACTCAGTTGTAGGATTGGGTTTGAATGTAAATCAGATGCAATTTGAGAATTTACCAAGAGCTTCTTCGTTGGCATTAATCTGCAATTGTTTTTTTGATAAAGAAGAAATTTTGTTTGGAATTATTGCAGAAATGGAGCAAATGATAGGTAGTTATGCTGTAAACGCTTTTGATTTATGGGAAGAATATACCAGCGAATTATTTAAAATTGGAGTTCCTGCGGCTTTTTCTAATGAAAATGAAGACAACTTTATGGGGATCATAAAAGGGGTTTCTTCTATGGGAAAACTGCAGATTCTTTTGGAAGATGACAGTGTTTGTGAATACAATCTGAAAGAAGTGCAAATGCTTTACTAA
- a CDS encoding SRPBCC family protein: protein MNLESPKVTVEKSSQELFNLLSDVKNFEKLMPDNIAKFEVTDADAFIFGLKGMPEIKLKMKEKVAPNKIVLGAASDKVPFTLVANIDTVSEQSSAVKLDFEGEFNAMMAMMVKGPISKFIETLANNMTKL from the coding sequence ATGAACTTAGAAAGTCCAAAAGTTACAGTTGAAAAATCAAGCCAAGAATTATTTAATTTATTGAGTGATGTAAAAAACTTCGAAAAATTAATGCCGGACAATATCGCTAAGTTTGAAGTTACCGATGCAGACGCTTTTATTTTTGGATTAAAAGGAATGCCGGAAATCAAATTAAAGATGAAAGAAAAAGTGGCTCCAAACAAAATTGTTTTGGGTGCTGCAAGCGACAAAGTTCCATTTACATTGGTAGCGAACATCGATACGGTTTCAGAACAATCAAGCGCAGTAAAACTTGATTTTGAAGGCGAATTTAATGCAATGATGGCCATGATGGTGAAAGGTCCTATCAGCAAATTCATTGAAACCCTGGCAAACAACATGACAAAACTTTAA
- the pyrE gene encoding orotate phosphoribosyltransferase, giving the protein MIFNKNTAEKTAELLLQINAIKLNPGNPFTWASGWKSPIYCDNRLILSFPAIRNYVRDEFSKNIEKQFGKPDVIAGVATGAIGIGMLVAESMGLPFVYVRPEPKKHGRQNQVEGFLQKGQNVVIIEDLISTGNSSLLAVEGLREAGAVIKGMAAIFTYGFEVADQNFKNANIDLYTLSNYQNLLNLAVAKKYVTEEEEQTLREWNVSPSTWNI; this is encoded by the coding sequence ATGATTTTTAATAAAAATACAGCCGAAAAAACAGCCGAATTGCTTTTGCAAATAAATGCAATTAAATTGAATCCAGGAAATCCTTTTACATGGGCTTCCGGGTGGAAATCGCCTATCTATTGCGATAACCGTTTAATCCTCTCGTTTCCAGCGATAAGAAATTATGTTAGAGACGAATTTTCCAAAAATATAGAAAAACAATTTGGTAAACCAGACGTAATTGCCGGTGTAGCCACTGGAGCAATTGGTATAGGAATGCTAGTTGCAGAAAGTATGGGATTACCTTTTGTATATGTACGTCCTGAACCAAAAAAACACGGTCGCCAAAACCAAGTGGAAGGATTTTTGCAAAAAGGACAAAACGTAGTAATAATAGAAGATTTAATCAGTACTGGAAACAGTAGCTTGCTCGCCGTTGAAGGCTTACGGGAAGCAGGAGCAGTTATAAAAGGAATGGCAGCTATATTCACTTATGGTTTTGAAGTTGCAGACCAAAACTTCAAAAATGCCAATATCGATTTATACACTTTGAGTAATTATCAAAACTTATTGAATTTGGCTGTTGCCAAAAAGTATGTTACCGAAGAAGAAGAGCAAACTTTAAGAGAATGGAATGTAAGTCCATCTACTTGGAATATTTAA
- a CDS encoding NUDIX hydrolase: protein MYKVFVNDKPLFLTNQISKETDFQLFLLDSIDIEQVIVKMFQNKIKKAYLYHPDESVIMKTLKAKIAVNKAGGGLVYNKKGEVLFIFRNGKWDLPKGGTDKGELIEETAMREVEEETGVNGLKVVKKLQKTYHIFKRNGKYRLKITHWFEMQSTFEGTPKGQLEEGIEKVAWLKPNEIPAALQNSYENIKLLFEEEKMIK from the coding sequence ATGTATAAAGTTTTTGTTAACGACAAACCACTTTTTTTGACAAATCAAATCTCAAAAGAGACAGATTTTCAACTTTTCTTGCTTGACAGTATTGATATTGAACAGGTTATTGTGAAAATGTTTCAGAATAAAATTAAGAAAGCTTATTTGTATCATCCTGATGAAAGCGTGATAATGAAAACTTTGAAAGCTAAAATTGCTGTCAATAAAGCTGGAGGTGGATTGGTATATAATAAAAAAGGTGAAGTCTTATTCATTTTTAGAAATGGAAAATGGGATTTGCCTAAAGGTGGCACCGATAAAGGTGAGTTAATTGAAGAAACCGCGATGCGCGAAGTGGAAGAGGAAACCGGTGTAAACGGATTAAAAGTCGTAAAAAAACTTCAGAAGACTTATCACATCTTTAAACGAAACGGAAAGTACCGATTAAAGATTACCCATTGGTTTGAGATGCAATCTACATTTGAAGGTACACCAAAGGGACAATTGGAAGAAGGAATTGAAAAAGTGGCCTGGCTTAAACCAAATGAAATCCCTGCTGCATTGCAAAATTCGTATGAAAATATTAAGCTTCTGTTTGAAGAAGAAAAAATGATTAAATAA
- a CDS encoding BamA/TamA family outer membrane protein, whose translation MKITLTLLAFLSYTFYAFSFSKNENPSFCKKGMTSTVLIGVLDTVKKSDTIKKKEKKFAFMPLPTLTYDRSQGAGIGVIAMGLFKADDSKKVPLSRIMAIGNYATNDSYYMMLGTRLYLMEDQWRILAAVGYINYNFQAFQDFEDAGTGGVTGVYETPYTTKGGLFAFALQRRVFENFYLGIGGFMMRSDVTVSLPDGSEVVQPNNINSLSVPISYDTRNSIYNPSSGIFIDGRFSIVPSWLDNDNDFVKTMLYVNHYKKLGDHKILASRFAMKANFGDVPFASQDYIGQTDLRGYTQGEYRGNQTYTVQSEFRNNFYKKWGYVGFAGLGIAYRKSEEGAAAGDWYNSGASWSKPLPSIGAGARYQVIEKAGQKVNAGIDVAVGRGDWGFYFRIAEAF comes from the coding sequence ATGAAAATAACTCTCACCCTCCTTGCTTTCCTCTCTTATACTTTTTATGCCTTTTCATTTTCGAAAAATGAGAATCCTTCGTTCTGTAAAAAGGGAATGACATCGACAGTGTTAATTGGTGTTTTGGATACTGTGAAAAAATCAGATACCATCAAAAAGAAAGAGAAGAAATTTGCTTTTATGCCATTGCCTACCTTGACTTACGACCGTTCACAAGGAGCCGGAATTGGGGTAATAGCTATGGGACTTTTTAAGGCAGATGACTCAAAAAAAGTACCTCTTTCCAGGATTATGGCAATTGGTAATTATGCTACAAATGATTCTTATTACATGATGCTGGGAACGCGTCTTTATTTAATGGAAGATCAGTGGAGAATACTTGCTGCTGTAGGATATATTAATTACAATTTTCAGGCATTTCAAGATTTTGAAGATGCCGGCACTGGAGGAGTTACGGGTGTTTATGAAACTCCATATACCACAAAGGGAGGTTTGTTTGCTTTTGCCTTACAGAGAAGAGTCTTTGAAAATTTTTATTTGGGAATAGGAGGATTCATGATGCGGTCTGATGTGACAGTCTCACTCCCAGATGGCAGTGAAGTAGTGCAACCCAATAATATTAATTCATTGTCAGTGCCAATTAGTTATGATACCCGAAACAGTATCTACAATCCTAGCTCTGGAATTTTTATTGACGGAAGATTTTCAATTGTCCCCTCATGGCTTGATAATGACAATGATTTCGTTAAAACAATGCTATATGTAAATCATTATAAAAAATTAGGAGACCATAAAATTTTGGCCAGCCGGTTCGCAATGAAAGCCAATTTTGGCGATGTTCCTTTTGCTTCGCAAGATTATATAGGGCAAACGGATTTAAGAGGTTATACCCAAGGGGAATACAGAGGAAATCAAACTTATACGGTTCAATCTGAATTCCGGAATAATTTTTATAAAAAATGGGGCTATGTTGGTTTTGCCGGACTTGGAATCGCCTACAGAAAGTCCGAAGAAGGTGCAGCAGCTGGGGATTGGTATAATTCCGGCGCTTCCTGGAGCAAGCCTTTACCAAGTATAGGTGCTGGTGCCCGTTATCAGGTAATTGAAAAAGCTGGTCAAAAAGTAAATGCAGGAATAGATGTTGCAGTAGGTCGTGGGGATTGGGGTTTTTATTTCAGAATTGCTGAGGCTTTTTAA
- a CDS encoding DEAD/DEAH box helicase: MNKKHHSNNILLNLGIESLNEMQEVAQDVILNDNNVLLLSPTGSGKTLAFLLPIFEMLQPEILSVQCLILVPSRELGLQIEQVWKKMGTDYKVNVCYGGHSIDTEIKNLSNPPAILIGTPGRVADHIDRGTFRLDKIQTLILDEFDKSLQLGFHEQMSFIIGKLSKLNKRVLVSATSDIEIPKYTRVVNPTILDFIPTEEKEESNLVTKMVVSKEKDKLGSLFNLICSLKSQSAIVFCNHRDAAERISDTLNEKGIYSVYYHGGMDQEERERALIQFRNGSMSYLITTDLAARGLDIPEMKHVIHYHLPLKEDEFTHRNGRTARMQATGTAYVIAHESEKKMDYLDYGMEVLDVETAATLPKPPEFQTIYISGGKKNKLNKIDIVGFFSQKGKLEKGDLGLIEVKDFISFAAVKYNKVKDLLHHVKDEKMKGKKFKIEVARKVIKKEE, translated from the coding sequence ATGAATAAGAAACACCACTCAAACAATATATTATTGAATTTAGGTATCGAAAGCCTAAACGAAATGCAAGAAGTTGCACAAGATGTCATCCTAAATGACAATAATGTTTTACTGCTTTCTCCAACTGGTTCGGGAAAAACATTGGCATTCTTGTTACCAATTTTTGAAATGCTACAGCCTGAAATTTTGTCGGTTCAATGTCTGATTTTGGTTCCGTCAAGAGAGCTTGGTTTACAAATTGAGCAGGTTTGGAAAAAAATGGGAACTGATTACAAAGTGAATGTTTGCTATGGAGGACATTCAATTGATACTGAAATCAAAAATCTGAGCAACCCGCCTGCAATTTTGATAGGAACTCCCGGTCGTGTTGCAGACCATATCGATAGAGGAACTTTTAGATTAGACAAAATCCAAACTTTGATTTTGGACGAGTTTGATAAATCTCTTCAATTAGGTTTTCATGAACAAATGTCTTTCATTATTGGAAAATTGTCCAAGCTTAATAAACGAGTTTTAGTTTCTGCAACATCAGATATTGAAATTCCAAAATATACCCGAGTTGTAAATCCAACGATTTTGGATTTTATTCCAACCGAGGAAAAAGAGGAAAGTAATTTGGTTACCAAAATGGTGGTTTCAAAAGAAAAAGACAAACTTGGAAGTTTGTTTAATTTGATCTGTTCGTTAAAATCCCAATCGGCGATCGTTTTTTGCAATCATCGTGACGCTGCCGAAAGGATTAGCGATACTTTGAATGAAAAGGGAATTTATTCTGTTTATTATCACGGCGGGATGGATCAGGAAGAACGAGAAAGAGCCTTAATTCAATTCCGAAATGGAAGTATGAGTTATTTAATTACTACCGATTTGGCAGCTCGTGGTTTGGATATCCCCGAAATGAAACACGTAATTCATTATCATCTGCCTTTGAAAGAGGATGAGTTTACCCATAGAAATGGTCGCACCGCACGTATGCAGGCTACCGGAACCGCCTATGTGATTGCCCACGAGAGCGAGAAAAAAATGGATTACTTGGATTATGGTATGGAGGTGCTTGATGTGGAAACTGCAGCCACACTGCCAAAACCTCCCGAGTTTCAAACTATTTACATCAGTGGTGGAAAGAAAAACAAGCTGAATAAAATAGATATCGTCGGCTTTTTTTCTCAAAAAGGGAAACTGGAAAAAGGAGATTTGGGACTGATTGAAGTGAAAGATTTTATTTCTTTTGCTGCTGTAAAATACAATAAAGTCAAGGATTTACTTCATCATGTGAAAGATGAAAAAATGAAAGGCAAGAAATTTAAGATTGAAGTGGCAAGAAAAGTTATCAAAAAAGAAGAGTAG
- a CDS encoding PhnA domain-containing protein yields MSFERELNKRSGSQCELCAATENLKELQLLPTRKGGLDESIFACPTCIDQIENPGHEDLNHWRCLNDSMWSEHIPVQVAAWRMLSRLRKNGWPQELLEQMYLDEETLEWAQATGEGEDDENKIVHRDVNGVVLSQGDSVVLIKDLKVKGSSMVAKQGTAVRNIRLDHENAEYIEGKVDGQQIVIITQYVKKI; encoded by the coding sequence ATGAGCTTCGAAAGAGAATTAAATAAACGCAGCGGTTCCCAATGTGAATTATGCGCTGCTACCGAAAACCTGAAAGAATTACAATTATTACCTACTAGAAAAGGCGGATTGGACGAAAGTATTTTTGCTTGTCCAACTTGTATCGACCAAATCGAAAATCCAGGTCATGAAGACCTAAACCACTGGAGATGCCTAAACGACAGCATGTGGAGCGAACACATTCCTGTGCAGGTTGCCGCTTGGAGAATGTTGAGCCGTTTGCGCAAAAATGGTTGGCCGCAAGAACTTTTGGAACAAATGTACTTGGACGAAGAAACTTTAGAATGGGCACAAGCCACCGGCGAAGGAGAAGACGACGAAAACAAAATCGTTCACCGAGATGTAAACGGGGTAGTTTTATCGCAAGGTGATTCAGTAGTCCTAATTAAAGATTTAAAAGTAAAAGGATCAAGCATGGTTGCCAAACAAGGAACTGCTGTGCGTAACATTCGTTTAGATCACGAAAATGCTGAATATATTGAAGGAAAAGTGGATGGACAACAAATTGTAATTATTACGCAATACGTTAAGAAAATCTAA
- the coaD gene encoding pantetheine-phosphate adenylyltransferase — protein MNKAIFPGSFDPITLGHEDIIQRGIPLFDEIVIAIGVNADKKYMFSLDERKRFIEETFKNEPKVTVITYEGLTIDLCKKINANFILRGLRNPADFEFEKAIAHTNRRLSKIETVFLLTAARTSYISSSIVRDVIRNHGEYEMLVPDAVRVKLHK, from the coding sequence ATGAACAAAGCCATTTTTCCTGGATCATTCGATCCTATCACATTAGGTCATGAAGATATTATACAAAGAGGAATTCCTTTGTTTGACGAAATTGTAATTGCCATTGGTGTCAATGCCGATAAAAAATACATGTTCTCATTGGACGAAAGAAAACGTTTCATTGAAGAGACTTTTAAGAATGAACCAAAGGTTACTGTAATCACTTATGAAGGACTTACTATTGATTTATGTAAAAAAATCAATGCCAATTTTATCCTGAGAGGACTCCGCAACCCCGCCGACTTTGAGTTTGAAAAAGCCATTGCCCATACCAACAGACGATTGTCCAAAATAGAAACAGTCTTTTTATTGACTGCAGCGAGAACATCTTATATTAGTTCCAGCATCGTAAGAGACGTTATCCGTAATCACGGAGAATATGAAATGCTTGTTCCGGACGCAGTTAGAGTTAAATTACATAAGTAA
- a CDS encoding TMEM175 family protein, with translation MNKSRLEAFSDGVLAIIITIMVLEIKAPEKDSFESLQHLIPIFLSYVLSFIYVGIYWNNHHHMLQVVKRVNGSVLWGNLFLLFWLSLIPFATSWIGEHHFSAVPMSIYGFVLLMCAIAYNILQNRIICLEGKDSILHRAVEKDLKGKISVVCYILAIPLAFVSPWISGLLYIAVALLWIIPDSRIEKQLNKL, from the coding sequence ATGAACAAAAGCAGACTCGAAGCCTTTAGTGATGGTGTACTAGCCATAATCATTACAATCATGGTTCTGGAAATAAAAGCTCCTGAAAAAGATAGTTTCGAATCTTTGCAACATTTAATTCCGATTTTCCTGAGTTATGTTTTAAGTTTTATCTATGTTGGCATTTATTGGAACAATCACCACCACATGCTTCAAGTGGTAAAAAGAGTAAATGGTTCTGTTTTATGGGGCAATCTCTTTTTACTTTTTTGGCTGTCTTTGATTCCATTTGCTACCAGTTGGATTGGGGAACATCATTTTTCAGCAGTTCCTATGAGCATTTATGGTTTTGTACTGTTAATGTGTGCTATTGCTTATAATATTCTTCAAAACAGAATTATATGCCTAGAAGGAAAAGATTCTATTTTGCACCGGGCAGTAGAAAAGGATCTTAAGGGTAAAATATCTGTAGTATGTTATATTTTAGCCATTCCACTTGCTTTTGTCTCCCCTTGGATTTCGGGTTTACTCTATATTGCGGTAGCATTACTTTGGATTATTCCTGATTCGAGAATTGAAAAACAATTAAATAAATTATAA